One Magnolia sinica isolate HGM2019 chromosome 2, MsV1, whole genome shotgun sequence genomic window, TCTTCTTTTTCCCATTTGGGATTTTTAACTATGGTGCATCTctcatttgggattttttttttttggtgccacCAAAAGGGAATCAATTAGACAATTCTAACCACTGATTAATGGGCACTTCGTTAATTAAAACAAGACAATATTACTTTTATTTCAACATTCCATTCAATGGCCTCCAATCAAAATGCTAGTCTTTGGGTCATGATCCATCTATGGTGTTGtccaaaatttggatggtttagtttgaggTAGATGTATACACATGTAAGCCATTTGTATAGTAGCTGTGTGCATGCATACAAGATCCCAATACATTTCTTTAGTTGGGctgtttttcctctctctctctctctctggtataCTAATAGAAAACAATAACATCCCTCTAATCCACCCTACAAACTCAAAAACCAACACCATATAATTACAATACTACCCTTAAAGGAAAAGCCCAGCAAAGCCCACATGTTCTTTACATATCTAGCTAGTATTGGACCTGGGCCCAAAATCCACAAACACTCTCTAGCATGTATTGGGTCCAAACCCCACAAACCCATTAGCCGCATCAACTGATATTTGAATACCTTCCTGTTGTATATTTCCTATGATGGAAAGATCCGTACTTGATGCTGCAAATGCAAAGCAGAATGTCCCCAATTCATCCACCGGAATAAGGAAATTCCTCGCCGGAAGTGTAAGTATAGGCCCACCCGAGAAGTAGAACGACACCGTCGGTACCCGAACTGTCTCAAACCCAGATAAATCATAGCACGTATCGAAAATTGACACACTTGAGGCCCGCGGTAGGCTCGCCGTAGCTGCAGCGAATGTATCGCGGAACGCCTGATAAATGGGCCATGGGAACCTTGTAACTGCAGTCCCAGTATCCATGACCACACCACCACCACCCAATTCAGTCAGCTGGAACATGTTCTCAGGCAGCACGACCCGAAGCCCACCAATGCCAAGGCCCGTGAGCCCAACATAGTAGAAACTGGGGGCCCGCTGGTTGCGTTGGAGAGGGACCCACGCAGCCCCTACAGGCATCGCGCCGCGTCCGAAAACCAATGAGCCATATGACTCAGTCCCACGGCTCACAAGACAGTACCCGAATGTACCACCTGTCTGCCCGCCTAGCTGCCCGACGAACGACATGGACCCGCCACCTAGGCCCAGGAGCCCGGCTGCACCAACGAAGAGCCCGCGGTTCTTGTGACCGCACCCGATGGCTACGTTACGGACGGTGGTGCGGTCGAATGTGAGCGTCTCGAACGCGAGAGTGCCCTTCGTGTAGGACCCGTCACCGTATGAGACCTCGTAGCGGCACCGACCGGCCCGACAGCCTGCGTTCTCTAGTCGACCGCAGACAGCTGAGTTGCATGACACGCCAGCGAATGAGGCTGACTTAGCCGGGTCGAAGACCGGGTCAGCTTGTTGGTAGCACTGAGCACAAGGCTGACATTGCACCCATACAATATCACTGCCAGAATCAATCACCATGTATTGAGGTCTTGGAGGACTACCAACGCCTATCCGTACGAAATATTCCCCGCTGCCTTCTTCCATACCCGATACCACTTCAGACCCGAAATCCGACACTCCATACCTAACTCCACCGGCACCGCCAGTCAGCCGTTGAGTTAAGCCTTCGACCCTTTTCACATCTCTTGCGATCCGATCGTCGAGACGGTGACGGTGGCCTGAGAAATTCCGCGCCGTGATTACGTCTCGGTGGACCAACTTCAACCGCCACGCTGGCTTAACATCTGTATCAGCCGTTTTTGAGAAATTCTGAGGAGGCGTCTCTCCGGATGGCCTGATGGTCGTGCCGGCGATAGCATGCCGCACGTTCAGGTATTGGAGATCTACGCCGGTGGCGACGTGGCCGCCACCCAAGAGTGGTAGCACCACTAGCATTACTAGTGTGAGAAAGGGTGCCATGTTTTTTAGGTGTATGTGTTTTTGTTGGAAGCAGTTGGGTTTGAAGGGTGAGGTGGGATTTATTTGGGTTGAGTTTGGAGGAGAGAGAATGAAATAATTGAGGTATGGGCATGTTAGGCTAGGTTggttttctttattttgtttgattgattgaaatGCATGTATATGTTTGTGGTTGTTTTTAATTGAGatgtcttttctcttcttttctttttaatatagaTGTGAAGCTTTCTAGGTCTGCTTACTAAAGACAAACACTCCTTCCCTAGTTGTTTTTGGGGTGAGTGGACTCAAAAGGAGAGATTGTACACAAGTTGTTGTGGCATGTGGATGAGGACCTTCacatgcacctagttgcatttgtACTTTTTACATTTATATCACTTATCTacttatctggaccgtccactaaGGTCACTCCACTCTTTGTAGGTTGCCTTGGAAAAATCATAATGATTAGATGATCTAAACAGTCTATTTTGTGGAattaaaaaattgatggatgaga contains:
- the LOC131236812 gene encoding protein ASPARTIC PROTEASE IN GUARD CELL 2-like, which encodes MAPFLTLVMLVVLPLLGGGHVATGVDLQYLNVRHAIAGTTIRPSGETPPQNFSKTADTDVKPAWRLKLVHRDVITARNFSGHRHRLDDRIARDVKRVEGLTQRLTGGAGGVRYGVSDFGSEVVSGMEEGSGEYFVRIGVGSPPRPQYMVIDSGSDIVWVQCQPCAQCYQQADPVFDPAKSASFAGVSCNSAVCGRLENAGCRAGRCRYEVSYGDGSYTKGTLAFETLTFDRTTVRNVAIGCGHKNRGLFVGAAGLLGLGGGSMSFVGQLGGQTGGTFGYCLVSRGTESYGSLVFGRGAMPVGAAWVPLQRNQRAPSFYYVGLTGLGIGGLRVVLPENMFQLTELGGGGVVMDTGTAVTRFPWPIYQAFRDTFAAATASLPRASSVSIFDTCYDLSGFETVRVPTVSFYFSGGPILTLPARNFLIPVDELGTFCFAFAASSTDLSIIGNIQQEGIQISVDAANGFVGFGPNTC